A stretch of Patescibacteria group bacterium DNA encodes these proteins:
- a CDS encoding nucleoside triphosphate pyrophosphohydrolase, with protein sequence MKYNKLVRDKISEIIKQNNSVPITHIADDEEYWGKLKEKLKEEIDEFFKNSTEEELADILEVVYAIRDYMKIDKDKLEEIREKKAQKRGAFEKKIILDETK encoded by the coding sequence ATGAAATATAATAAACTTGTTCGGGATAAGATTTCCGAGATAATAAAACAGAATAATAGTGTTCCAATAACTCATATTGCCGATGATGAGGAATATTGGGGTAAATTGAAAGAAAAACTCAAAGAAGAAATTGATGAATTTTTTAAAAACAGCACAGAAGAAGAACTGGCAGATATTTTAGAGGTTGTTTATGCTATTCGCGATTATATGAAAATTGATAAGGATAAATTAGAAGAAATTAGAGAAAAGAAAGCGCAGAAAAGAGGGGCGTTTGAAAAGAAAATAATTCTTGACGAAACAAAATAA
- a CDS encoding tryptophan-rich sensory protein, with translation MKNTYNWYQQLIKPSWAPPSWLFGPVWAVLYIIIAITFCYVAVKFFQKQIPFIVLLPFILNLVFNFAFTLLQFGLKSNIFAAIDILLVLATLIWALIAIFPHFRWIVYANIPYLLWVGFATLLQLSITFMNL, from the coding sequence ATGAAGAATACTTACAATTGGTACCAGCAATTAATTAAACCGTCTTGGGCTCCGCCTAGCTGGCTTTTTGGGCCCGTGTGGGCAGTATTGTATATTATTATTGCTATTACTTTTTGCTATGTGGCAGTAAAATTTTTTCAAAAGCAAATTCCGTTTATCGTTTTATTGCCGTTTATCCTCAATCTTGTTTTTAATTTTGCCTTCACTCTTTTGCAGTTCGGGTTAAAAAGCAATATCTTTGCGGCAATTGATATTTTGTTGGTGCTTGCTACGCTGATTTGGGCGCTTATTGCAATATTCCCGCATTTCAGATGGATCGTTTATGCTAATATTCCGTATCTTCTTTGGGTCGGTTTCGCAACTTTACTGCAATTGAGCATAACTTTTATGAATTTATAG